The Rhododendron vialii isolate Sample 1 chromosome 1a, ASM3025357v1 region GAGATGCTGTGAGTTGTGGCCATTCTCACTAGTGCCTTGTGATCTACCCCTGTTTCTACCCAGCTAATCTTTATGTCCCCTTCAGTGTCATATTTTAGAATTAACCCTTCTTTTCAGGAgagtccaaatgtgtcaaaattttCAACATCTCTGCATTCCATTATTCACATGCGGATGTGCCATTTCCCAAGTTGAAATTGACAAGATCACCAGGTTGAATAAGTCCCATTGGACGGCTTTCtagaaagggaaaatttcaaaataacccCCCACAATCTTTACTAGATTttcaacattttaaaaaaaatcagttttactcccaacgttatcttccggTTAATCAAAATACCCccttccgtccgaatgactaacggatttcattaaaggctccgttaaatagcgtcccgatcgaattgcgatgatctgagccgcttaatgtgttcaaaacgtgactTTTAAAGGTACTTGGgtgaaatcagtaaaaaaaaaaagaaagatctaGAAGGGCTTcattcaaacaattttttattgaacaattcaataaaaaactattcaaatcaaGCCTAtcccagtcttttttttttttttttgttgatttcttgaaagtacctttaaaatcacgttctgaacatattgagcggctcagatcatcaaaattcgatcaggaaaggggAGGTACGGACTGATCCAGATTTTGTTCAAGTCAAGACATCTGGATTTTGCTTcagtccgcacctcccctttttcgatcaaattttgatgatccgagctgctcagtgtgtttagaacgtgattttgatGGTAACTGctagaaattagtaaaaaaaaatgatcgaaaagggcttcatcttaacagttttttattgatcaaatcaagtccttctcgataatttttttgctgttttctcatgagtaccattaaaatcacgttctaatcacattgagcggctcggatcatcgaaattcaattagaAAAGTGGAGGTGCAGACCGATCTggattttgttcaagtctgGACGTTCGGATTTTGcttcggtccgcacctccccttttccgatcgaatatcaatgatccaagctgctcaatgttattagaacgtgattttaagggcaaCTCTGAGAAATCAAAAAACAGAAAGACCGGGaatgacttgatttgagcagttttttattgaactgttcaataaaaacaGTTCAGATGAAGTACTTCCCGGTCATTTTATTTTGCTAATTTTCTTGCAAGTAccctaaaaatcacgttctgataacATTGAGCaattcggatcatcgaaattcgatcggaacgCTATTTAACGGAGCTTTTAATGAAATCCGTTAATCATTCAGACAGAAGGGTGCGTTTTGATTAAAGGAAGATAACGTtggaagtaaaattgattttttaacaaggttgaaagttgaattgaaatttagagtaatggtgggtattttgaaattatcCCTTCTAGAAATATACGGGAACATTAAACTACACTACCTAACCCATCACCCTAGTCAAGTCAGAATTTTCTTCCTCCCATTGTCTCCTCCAattatggagaaatttttgagtgGTGAGTAGGTACCACGTGATGCCCGTTTGGTATATCCGGGCCATTCATTTCAATTTTAGACGGCTCGAAtatggaaagagaaagagaagagagaggatttcaatctagaccgtccaacacacttttggacggctcagatggGCTATTTAGGCACCATGTGGTACCCATCCAataccgaaaaatttctcccaattATGGGATTGGATCTCTCCACTCCAAATTTTAAACTAGACTAGATTGTCCAAATCCAGACCGTACATTCAATTGTCTAAATTTGCTCAGAGATCACTCGTACCAATAAAAATATTTGAGCAAATCCAAATCATTGATTGCAGCAATGGATGGTCTAAATTTGAAAGGTATACTCCGGTCCAAAATTTGGTAGACCCAATTCCTCCAATTATAGAATCTGAACCCCGTGGATCACAGATAAAAATGCAGCCTCCAAATGTCAAGATAAAAAAGCAAGCATTCCAatctttcattgttttttttttttttttgggggggagtgaaatatcaaaaatgctacaggtaccgaaattgggggaccgaaatcggaccgacggccgccggcgggccgtctccggccaccggacggccgatccgagccgtccaaaaattctaaaaaaaaaaaccgagggacacatatacacacgaaaaggggtgctccgattaagcaccctacacacctcggatgacgttgattcccgcgtatatacacacgaaaaggggtgctccgatcaagcaccctacacacctcggatgacgttgattcccgcgcgggccccctcggtttttttttttagaatttttggacggctcggatcggccgtccggtggccggagacggcccgccggcggccgtcggtccgatttcggtcccccaatttcggtacctgtagcaacaCTCGTGAAATATTGGCTATCCACACAGAAAAAGCAATGACAGGTCTAAAAGATTACTACCACCTCTATGTTATTTTCCTCTTGTCCAGCACCACAAACTGTGGTATGGGATGGAGACCATCTTCTTCTCAGGCGGTCAAAGGGGCTTATTGGCGTTCATGGGCCGCCTCAGTTTTCCCGCCCTCAGCCATTGACACGAGGTTGTTCACCCACCTCTACTACGCTTTTCTTGTTCCCAGTAACGTCACTTTTAGGTTTGAGGTCTCGAGTACTAAGGCTCCGACGCTGTTGAATTTTACGTCCACGATTCGCAAGAAGAATCCGCCGGCCAAGACGCTTTTCTCGGTCGGCGGGGGAGGCGTAGGCCCGGCTATCTTTTCGCGGATGGCGTCGAGTGCCTCCTCGCGCAAGAGTTTCATCGACTCGTCCATCGAAGTGGCGAGGAAATACGGATTTGACGGTGTCGATCTTGATTGGGAGTCCCCTCAAGACGCGAAAGACATGGAGAATTTGGGCTACTTGCTCGAGGAATGGCGGGCTGCGGTCCAAAAGGATGCCAAGGTGACGGGCCGGAGGCCACTCTTGCTAACCGCGGCAACGTACTTCGCTGTGGAATTCTTCCTCGGGCCGGTTGTCCGGTCGTTCCCGGTGGCCTCGATTAGCAAAAACTTGGACTTTATCAATGCGATGTGCTACAACTACCATGGGTCGTGGGACACTACTGCGACGGGGGCCCATGCCGCGTTGTTCGACCCAAAAAGCAACGTATCGACGAGTTATGGGCTCCAGTCATGGATCAAAGCTGGGCTCCCTCAAAGCAAGCTGGTCATGGGCCTGCCGTTGTACGGGCGGACTTGGAAGCTCAAGGACCCCAAAGTGAACGGCATAGGAGCGCCCGGTGTCGGTTTGGGTCCAAGCCCGGGCCCGGGAAACAACGGGACTATGTCTTATTCGCAGGTGGAGACATTCAATCGGGAGAAGAACGCCACGGTGGTGTTTGACATGGAGACGGTATCCACGTATTCCTATGCGGGAACTTCGTGGATTGGGTACGATGATGTCAGGTCGACGACGGTGAAGATAGGGTATGCCCAGGCCCTTAAGCTTCGGGGGTACTTCTTTTGGGCCGTCAATGGTGATCAAGCGTGGAAAATCTCAAGACAAGGTAAAATTAATTTACAGCTCAACACAATTAACTGAATTGATCAGATGACATAAAAGGGTGAAATTATACAATGGTCAAagagtaccgccacgtggtattCCATACAACTTTATAATCACACATTCCTATGGGATCTACCACTAAATACATAGATCCCACATGAATGTGTGATTGGAAAGTTGTCCAGAGTATCTCATGACGGTACTTTCGgattattgaataattactccaagATTTTACTCCTGAATTATTGAATAATTACCCCATGATTTTATGAGAGTAATTATATTATTCTCCTATAGTCTCATCAAACAAACGAACCTTATACAGATTAAAATCAAACAATCATTGGGGAACCGCTCGTGGGCTTGCCCTATTGAAGGGCCCTTGcttagctttgggtagcaaggGTTCAACTCCTATCCGCAGTTGGTACTATGAACTACCTAGCGGGGCGGGACGGTGGTTTGCTTTGGGTAGTCTGGAAATTTACGATCTATTAATATTGGGTTCAATTAGTGATCCTCATATGGGGTGGTTCCTTCGTCATTAACTGAGCCCCCACTAATCTAAGGCGAGCTTGGTCTCCAAAATGTTGGTCGACCGTTTATGAGCTGATTTAGAAACCATGAATTATCACAAAACAAATATAACACTATGGAATATGAGTGCATATTGAAGCTCATCTTCACTTCTTTAGGGCACCGTTAAGTAATTATGCGGTATATATTCAGGGGTCTAACACATTCTTCATTATGGTTGATGATGTTTTGCAGCTTCAAGGTCGTGGATTCTATAAGCTAGCCCAGCTGAGCTGCTGTTCTCGGAAGTTCACATGATCTTCTGATCATGTTCTGTTCAGTTTTATAGCTTTTTGGTGAATCACTTTCAGTTTATAGTCAAAGATTAATCTTctagatcttgtttttttttttttttgacaagtcatCTTCTAGATCTTGTTCAAGTGATAAATAATTAAGGATCATTAATTGGCCTCCTAAATCTTTTGTTTGTATTTGGATGCCATTTGATCTTGTTTTTCTACTTTGCTTTATTGCCTTTCAATTATGTATAAAGCTGAAAAACATGGGATAACATATATGCAGGACAAGAAGGCTTTGctcaaattattaaataaacgAAATTATCATAGTCTCTTGTTGCAGCTTATCGCTTGGTTTTATagcctttttctcttttggacTTCGACCCAATTTTTTATTGCAGTTTGGCTTGTACTAGTATGCGTATGGGTACTTATTcaatcagaaatcctattggtaccgacggtacccatagggaaaatgcaccgacggccaccggacggccgtctccggtcaccggacggccgatccgagccgtccaaaaatttcaaaaaataaaaccgagtggccttacgcgagaatcaatggcatccgaggtgtgtagggtacttgatccgagtacccctttttcgtgtatatacacgtatatacaaatatacacgaaaaatgggtgctcggatcaagtaccctacacacctcggatgccattgattctcgcgtaaggccactcggttttattttttaaaatttttggacggctcggatcggccgtccggtgaccggagacggccatccggtggccgtcggtgcattttccctatgggtaccgtcggtacccatagcagtactccttATTCAATAGTTCGGACATGGTGCTCCGGATCACATCAAAACTATGTATATGGTTCCATACAAGAATGTGTGTTGTTCGAGTGATTCGGACTATCACGTAACGGTGCTGTCGGACTGTTGAGTAATTAGACCTACTTGTATGGTCAATTTCTCTAACTGAGATGAATGGATGATGAAGTTTGACCTATagcaggaaaaagaaaaaagaaaaaacaaaacagaaaagggCCAAAATGCTGAAGTTGGGCAAAATGTCAAATTTTACAAATTGCAGAACCTGCAGAGCATaactaattttcttttcttccgaTAATGGAAGCAATTTACTTGGGTTGAAACTGAGGTGTTTGCTAGTAGTTCGAGGCACAGCTCAGCTTGTTAAGTGCTTAACTTGGCTCAATTCCTGATAAACAAGGCGAGCTTAAAAAgcattccctccgtcccataatatttgtccggtccgtaaaacagagacgtaaaaataatactatttttgtgagaaaagttgaaaaaaaattcaacaatttactagatctcgacgagttcttttaacttatgaaaaaaatttaaattttttctcgaaagaaatgcattattttgtagtcctcgttttgcggaccggacaaatattatgggacggaaggagtatttttgGTGGGTAACTTCATCTTGTACCTTGTTTTTCCTTTCCATGAATCGTAGGTCTCTTACCGATTTCTGACTAGATCATCGGATGATTGGAGGGTTCTTGACAcgggagtaattattcaatactcccaAAGTATATGAACATTATATTCCATCTTATCACATAATATGTGGGTCCCACATGTGTCCCATGTGTGTGCCCCATATGTTATGTGAGAGGAATGAATATACTATTCATATACTccgggagtattgaataatttttgctGACGCGAACCCTAGAGTCTCCCTGTTCTAGAACTccaataaactgcttattttttaaaaagacaatttcaagctcaaaaatcatgtatttaagcaaataatttttctagcaatatggatcttgtttgatagatctcattaggATATTCTacacggtgcaaaaaaaattgaaaatttatgtttcatttacattattttgcagtttgaaaatgtaaaataagttgtttatttttttaagaaggtttctggaacaaGCTTGTAATCTCGTTATAGTGATCTTGGAAGTCACTTTATAATTATTCAATGTCACTGATGACGAGAGATTGAAATTTAAGCCCtgtttccattaacaaaaaacactaaaaatttaacgcattttactaTCTCATTATTACTAACAAAAGAATctcagcattttaccatctcgttttcactaacaaaaatattgtcaacaaaaactctttttgttacagtaactctactcacaaacctattaacaacttattcactacatgaaacacttaataattttttaaccacaaatcaaaatttatatatttttcactACTAAAAACACCCCCTAAGATAACGCATGCGAATATTCAAGATTATTTTAGTGCTTCACTGTTAGCCATATGCCGAAAGAGGTTCGGGGGTTACCACGACAGCTTCTATGTTTCGAGGACTCATGATAGGAGTCCAAAGTTCCACGATCTCACTTCTCCTTAATAGCTAAACCCGAATTTTCAAAGCTGACTTGATGGTTTTACAATTATTCGGGTCCGGTGTTTTGGCCCCGCTCCAACACTACTCTCTACTTATCCTAATCAAAGCTCAAAACTATACCATTCTTGTTTCGTGTTTCCATTTTTCCATCCACCTAGTCAAATCGGACTTGTCATCCACCCATACATGATATGAGGTCGAGTTTGTCTTTCGTAGAGCCGAGAACAGGTAATCTGGAACCTCAGCGCAATTTTTTCTCGCCTCCCTAGGTTGGATAAATGTAGCTATCGAAGttgttaaggaaataaaatttcacattacttgggagtggaatgggtgatcacttaataatatttgggacctctctactaattgccaattggttttgagatggacataaagtttctacatggtatcagagcgtggCCCATTCCACttgacattttaaaaatttacaatccacactccACGATGACAAACTAGCAAAAAGGTTGCACGATgaaggacccaaaagtggccacacatAACAGACTTCAAATATGGCTGCACGGgagggggatgttaagaaaataaaatctcacgttgcttgagagtggaatgagtgatcacttaataacatttgagacatCTCCACTTAttgtcaattaattttgagatggatataaaatttctacgTTGTGTTAAAACAAAATGTATGCCTGGCCGTGCgtgatttttttgcaaaaatgacttttttgacTAATGGGTTCGAGATGCTGAGTAGTGGCCATTCTCACTAGTGCCTGGTGGTctacccctccattatccacaTGCGGATGTGCCATTTCCTGAAGTTGAAATTGACAAGATCACCACGTTGAACAGGTCCCATTGTCCGGCTTTCTagaaaggaaaatttcaaaatatctcCCAAtctttactctaaatttcaattaataCTTTCAATCTTTTAAaacaatcaattttactccaaACATTATCTTCCGTCAATCAAAACGCCCCCTTCCATCCAAATGACTATCGGATTTCATTAAAGGCTCCGTTTAATAGTGTCCCGatagaatttcaatgatccaagcagttcaatgtgttcagaatgtgattttaatggtaTTCTCACAAAATTAGCAAtaaaatgattgggaagggtTTTATCTGAacagtttaataaaaaattgatcaaattaAGCCCATCccaatcttttttttgctgatttctcacacttaccattaaaatcacgttttgaatatattgagcggctcgaattatcaaaattcgattggaaaaggggaggtgcggattgatccggattttgttcaagtcagGATATCCAGATTTTGCTTcagtccgcacctccccttttccgatcgaattttaatgatccgagccacttaatgtgttcagaacgtgaatTTAAAGGTACTCacaagaaattggcaaaaaaatgatcgggaaagatatcatctgaacaatttttttattgaatagttcaataaaaaactactcaaatcaaactcttttcgataattttttttgttattttctcgcggatacccttaaaatcacgttttaatcatattgagcggttcggatcatcgaaattcaattaagAAAGTGGAGTTGGGGACCGATCCAGATTTTGTTCAAGTCAGGACGTCCAGATTTTGcttcggtccgcacctcccctttttcGATTGAATATCAATGATCTAAGcagctcaatgtgattagaataTAATTTTAAGAGTACCAGTGAGAAATCAACagaaaaaatgaccagaaagggcTTAGTTTGAGcagtttatttattaaactgttcaataaaaaactgtttagaTGAAAccctttccagtcattttttttgctgattttcaAGCAAGTGCCCTTagaatcatgttctgatcaaattgagcagctcggattatcgaaattcgatcgggatgCTATTTAATGGAGCCTTTAACGAAATCCattagtcattcggacggaagAGAGCGTTTCGATTAATGGAAAATAATGTtggaagtaaaattgatttttttaaaagattgagAGTCTAATTAAAATTTCGAGTAAAAGTTGGGaggtattttaaaatttttccctTCTAGAAATATACAGGAACATTAAACTACACTACCTAACCCATCACCCTAGTCAAGTCAGAATTTTCTTCCTACCATTGTCTCTGGACAAATTTTTTAATGTagagtgggtaccacgtggtgcccattCGGCACATTCGGAccgtccatttcggttttgaaTAACTCgaatatggagagagaaagagaagagagagagttttaacCTAGgccgtccaacacacttttggacggttcggatggGCTATTCGGGTTGGTGCCCGCCCAGTatcgaaaaatttctcccaattATGGGATCGGATCCTCTCCGCTCCAAATTTTAAACTAGACTAGACTGTACAAATCTAGACTATATATTCAATTGTCTGAATTTGCTCAAAAACTCTTACCGATAAAAGTACCGAAGCAAATCCAAATCAATAATTGCGGCAATAGAAGGTCTAAATTTGAACGGTATTCTCCCTTCCAAAATTTGGTGGACCCAATTCATCCAATTATAGAATCTGAACCCCGTGGGCCGTGGACCACAGATAA contains the following coding sequences:
- the LOC131298612 gene encoding class V chitinase CHIT5b-like yields the protein MTGLKDYYHLYVIFLLSSTTNCGMGWRPSSSQAVKGAYWRSWAASVFPPSAIDTRLFTHLYYAFLVPSNVTFRFEVSSTKAPTLLNFTSTIRKKNPPAKTLFSVGGGGVGPAIFSRMASSASSRKSFIDSSIEVARKYGFDGVDLDWESPQDAKDMENLGYLLEEWRAAVQKDAKVTGRRPLLLTAATYFAVEFFLGPVVRSFPVASISKNLDFINAMCYNYHGSWDTTATGAHAALFDPKSNVSTSYGLQSWIKAGLPQSKLVMGLPLYGRTWKLKDPKVNGIGAPGVGLGPSPGPGNNGTMSYSQVETFNREKNATVVFDMETVSTYSYAGTSWIGYDDVRSTTVKIGYAQALKLRGYFFWAVNGDQAWKISRQASRSWIL